A single window of Dendropsophus ebraccatus isolate aDenEbr1 chromosome 5, aDenEbr1.pat, whole genome shotgun sequence DNA harbors:
- the PPARD gene encoding peroxisome proliferator-activated receptor delta isoform X2, translated as MQGSMYMDREAKLLTEIQPRSPSSDEQLSSSPGDQQTVHNVDCKICGDKASGFHYGVHACEGCKGFFRRTLRMRLQYEHCDRNCKIQKKNRNKCQYCRFNKCLSLGMSHNAIRFGRMPEAERRRLVQATTGDSPSPMSNLVALSQNIHSSYMSTFTMTKKRARDILTGRSSISPFVIHDMETLWQAERGTVWDQLPTLDPPGTEIGVHVFYRCQCTSVETVRALTDFAKNIPGFGTLYLNDQVTLLKYGVHEAIFCMLASLMNKDGLLVAGGRAFVTREFLRSLRLPFCHIMEPKFNFASKFNALELNDSDLALFVAAIILCGDRPGLMSSSQVEDIQERILSALGRHLQTSHPDAPFLFPKLLHKMADLRQLVTEHAELVQSIKRTESSASLHPLLQEIYRDMY; from the exons ATGCAGGGGTCAATGTACATGGATAGAGAGGCTAAGCTCTTAACAG AAATCCAACCTAGATCTCCATCCTCAGATGAACAACTTTCAAGTTCTCCAGGGGATCAGCAGACTGTGCATAACGTGGACTGCAAGATCTGTGGTGACAAAGCTTCTGGTTTCCATTATGGGGTGCATGCATGTGAAGGTTGCAAG GGTTTCTTTCGTCGGACCCTGCGGATGAGGCTTCAGTATGAACACTGTGATCGCAACTGCAAGATACAgaagaaaaacagaaataaatgcCAATATTGTCGCTTTAATAAGTGTCTGAGTCTGGGGATGTCCCACAATG CGATAAGGTTTGGTCGAATGCCGGAAGCAGAGAGAAGACGTCTTGTACAGGCTACGACTGGGGACTCTCCTTCTCCAATGTCCAATCTGGTGGCTCTTTCCCAAAACATTCATTCTTCCTATATGAGTACATTCACCATGACAAAGAAAAGAGCACGGGATATTCTGACCGGCAGGAGTAGCATTTCG CCTTTTGTGATACACGACATGGAGACCCTATGGCAGGCAGAGAGAGGAACAGTTTGGGACCAGCTGCCGACACTGGATCCTCCTGGGACAGAGATTGGAGTTCATGTATTTTACCGTTGTCAGTGCACATCGGTGGAGACTGTTCGGGCACTTACTGACTTTGCCAAGAATATTCCAGGTTTCGGCACACTCTACCTCAATGATCAGGTCACACTTCTTAAATATGGAGTCCATGAAGCAATATTTTGTATGCTGGCCTCACTTATGAACAAGGACGGGCTACTGGTAGCTGGAGGTCGTGCCTTCGTCACTCGTGAATTTTTACGCAGCCTTCGGCTCCCCTTCTGTCACATCATGGAACCTAAATTCAACTTCGCCTCTAAGTTCAATGCACTGGAACTTAACGACAGTGACCTGGCACTTTTTGTAGCTGCTATCATCCTATGTGGTG ACCGCCCGGGCCTCATGAGTTCCTCCCAGGTAGAAGACATCCAAGAAAGAATTCTCAGTGCTCTGGGGCGTCATCTGCAGACATCTCACCCAGATGCTCCTTTCTTATTTCCAAAACTCTTACACAAGATGGCTGATCTGCGCCAACTGGTGACTGAGCATGCAGAGCTTGTACAAAGTATAAAACGTACAGAATCCAGTGCATCACTGCATCCTCTGCTACAGGAGATCTACAGGGACATGTACTGA
- the PPARD gene encoding peroxisome proliferator-activated receptor delta isoform X1, protein MVWLFKSRIKKTLSQRRQMKDEIQPRSPSSDEQLSSSPGDQQTVHNVDCKICGDKASGFHYGVHACEGCKGFFRRTLRMRLQYEHCDRNCKIQKKNRNKCQYCRFNKCLSLGMSHNAIRFGRMPEAERRRLVQATTGDSPSPMSNLVALSQNIHSSYMSTFTMTKKRARDILTGRSSISPFVIHDMETLWQAERGTVWDQLPTLDPPGTEIGVHVFYRCQCTSVETVRALTDFAKNIPGFGTLYLNDQVTLLKYGVHEAIFCMLASLMNKDGLLVAGGRAFVTREFLRSLRLPFCHIMEPKFNFASKFNALELNDSDLALFVAAIILCGDRPGLMSSSQVEDIQERILSALGRHLQTSHPDAPFLFPKLLHKMADLRQLVTEHAELVQSIKRTESSASLHPLLQEIYRDMY, encoded by the exons AAATCCAACCTAGATCTCCATCCTCAGATGAACAACTTTCAAGTTCTCCAGGGGATCAGCAGACTGTGCATAACGTGGACTGCAAGATCTGTGGTGACAAAGCTTCTGGTTTCCATTATGGGGTGCATGCATGTGAAGGTTGCAAG GGTTTCTTTCGTCGGACCCTGCGGATGAGGCTTCAGTATGAACACTGTGATCGCAACTGCAAGATACAgaagaaaaacagaaataaatgcCAATATTGTCGCTTTAATAAGTGTCTGAGTCTGGGGATGTCCCACAATG CGATAAGGTTTGGTCGAATGCCGGAAGCAGAGAGAAGACGTCTTGTACAGGCTACGACTGGGGACTCTCCTTCTCCAATGTCCAATCTGGTGGCTCTTTCCCAAAACATTCATTCTTCCTATATGAGTACATTCACCATGACAAAGAAAAGAGCACGGGATATTCTGACCGGCAGGAGTAGCATTTCG CCTTTTGTGATACACGACATGGAGACCCTATGGCAGGCAGAGAGAGGAACAGTTTGGGACCAGCTGCCGACACTGGATCCTCCTGGGACAGAGATTGGAGTTCATGTATTTTACCGTTGTCAGTGCACATCGGTGGAGACTGTTCGGGCACTTACTGACTTTGCCAAGAATATTCCAGGTTTCGGCACACTCTACCTCAATGATCAGGTCACACTTCTTAAATATGGAGTCCATGAAGCAATATTTTGTATGCTGGCCTCACTTATGAACAAGGACGGGCTACTGGTAGCTGGAGGTCGTGCCTTCGTCACTCGTGAATTTTTACGCAGCCTTCGGCTCCCCTTCTGTCACATCATGGAACCTAAATTCAACTTCGCCTCTAAGTTCAATGCACTGGAACTTAACGACAGTGACCTGGCACTTTTTGTAGCTGCTATCATCCTATGTGGTG ACCGCCCGGGCCTCATGAGTTCCTCCCAGGTAGAAGACATCCAAGAAAGAATTCTCAGTGCTCTGGGGCGTCATCTGCAGACATCTCACCCAGATGCTCCTTTCTTATTTCCAAAACTCTTACACAAGATGGCTGATCTGCGCCAACTGGTGACTGAGCATGCAGAGCTTGTACAAAGTATAAAACGTACAGAATCCAGTGCATCACTGCATCCTCTGCTACAGGAGATCTACAGGGACATGTACTGA
- the PPARD gene encoding peroxisome proliferator-activated receptor delta isoform X3 has translation MRLQYEHCDRNCKIQKKNRNKCQYCRFNKCLSLGMSHNAIRFGRMPEAERRRLVQATTGDSPSPMSNLVALSQNIHSSYMSTFTMTKKRARDILTGRSSISPFVIHDMETLWQAERGTVWDQLPTLDPPGTEIGVHVFYRCQCTSVETVRALTDFAKNIPGFGTLYLNDQVTLLKYGVHEAIFCMLASLMNKDGLLVAGGRAFVTREFLRSLRLPFCHIMEPKFNFASKFNALELNDSDLALFVAAIILCGDRPGLMSSSQVEDIQERILSALGRHLQTSHPDAPFLFPKLLHKMADLRQLVTEHAELVQSIKRTESSASLHPLLQEIYRDMY, from the exons ATGAGGCTTCAGTATGAACACTGTGATCGCAACTGCAAGATACAgaagaaaaacagaaataaatgcCAATATTGTCGCTTTAATAAGTGTCTGAGTCTGGGGATGTCCCACAATG CGATAAGGTTTGGTCGAATGCCGGAAGCAGAGAGAAGACGTCTTGTACAGGCTACGACTGGGGACTCTCCTTCTCCAATGTCCAATCTGGTGGCTCTTTCCCAAAACATTCATTCTTCCTATATGAGTACATTCACCATGACAAAGAAAAGAGCACGGGATATTCTGACCGGCAGGAGTAGCATTTCG CCTTTTGTGATACACGACATGGAGACCCTATGGCAGGCAGAGAGAGGAACAGTTTGGGACCAGCTGCCGACACTGGATCCTCCTGGGACAGAGATTGGAGTTCATGTATTTTACCGTTGTCAGTGCACATCGGTGGAGACTGTTCGGGCACTTACTGACTTTGCCAAGAATATTCCAGGTTTCGGCACACTCTACCTCAATGATCAGGTCACACTTCTTAAATATGGAGTCCATGAAGCAATATTTTGTATGCTGGCCTCACTTATGAACAAGGACGGGCTACTGGTAGCTGGAGGTCGTGCCTTCGTCACTCGTGAATTTTTACGCAGCCTTCGGCTCCCCTTCTGTCACATCATGGAACCTAAATTCAACTTCGCCTCTAAGTTCAATGCACTGGAACTTAACGACAGTGACCTGGCACTTTTTGTAGCTGCTATCATCCTATGTGGTG ACCGCCCGGGCCTCATGAGTTCCTCCCAGGTAGAAGACATCCAAGAAAGAATTCTCAGTGCTCTGGGGCGTCATCTGCAGACATCTCACCCAGATGCTCCTTTCTTATTTCCAAAACTCTTACACAAGATGGCTGATCTGCGCCAACTGGTGACTGAGCATGCAGAGCTTGTACAAAGTATAAAACGTACAGAATCCAGTGCATCACTGCATCCTCTGCTACAGGAGATCTACAGGGACATGTACTGA